A portion of the Leifsonia sp. EB41 genome contains these proteins:
- a CDS encoding alpha/beta hydrolase: MTAFTPATPFRVAVDGGELAGGQWHADAGGLPLVGIHGITANHVSWAVIAAALPRVRLIAPDLRGRGRSGGLPGPYGMADHADDVARMLDGLGVERAVVAGHSMGAFVAVWLAERHPDRVERLVLIDGGLPVPRTADLGPARDRLRMTFASEDDYLAFWRRHPALGPWWSDAVEEYARYDLVGAPPELRSSVSEEAMSVNATEMDGSGGYEEALAGLTLPIAFIRAPRGLLNTDPLYLAEEPAEWRARLPWFEAFEADDVNHYTIVMTEAGVRQLTPHLPGAYPAHPHYHSDPSPRPHPKETM, translated from the coding sequence ATGACCGCGTTCACGCCGGCGACGCCGTTCCGCGTCGCGGTGGACGGCGGCGAGCTGGCGGGCGGCCAGTGGCACGCCGACGCCGGCGGGCTGCCGCTGGTCGGCATCCACGGGATCACCGCCAACCACGTCTCGTGGGCCGTGATCGCCGCCGCCCTCCCCCGGGTCCGGCTGATCGCCCCCGACCTGCGTGGGCGCGGCCGCAGCGGCGGGCTTCCCGGGCCGTACGGCATGGCGGACCACGCCGACGACGTCGCGCGGATGCTCGACGGCCTCGGTGTCGAGCGCGCGGTCGTCGCCGGCCACTCGATGGGCGCGTTCGTCGCCGTGTGGCTCGCGGAGCGGCACCCCGACCGGGTGGAGCGGCTGGTGCTGATCGACGGCGGCCTCCCCGTCCCGCGCACGGCCGACCTCGGGCCCGCGCGCGACCGGCTGCGGATGACGTTCGCGAGCGAGGACGACTACCTCGCGTTCTGGCGCCGGCATCCCGCGCTCGGTCCCTGGTGGAGCGACGCGGTGGAGGAGTATGCGCGCTACGACCTCGTGGGCGCGCCGCCCGAGCTGCGGTCGAGCGTGTCCGAGGAGGCCATGTCGGTCAACGCGACCGAGATGGACGGCAGCGGCGGCTACGAGGAGGCCCTCGCCGGGCTGACCTTGCCGATCGCGTTCATCCGCGCGCCCCGCGGACTGCTGAACACCGACCCGCTCTACCTCGCCGAGGAGCCGGCGGAGTGGCGCGCCAGGCTGCCCTGGTTCGAGGCGTTCGAGGCCGACGACGTGAACCACTACACGATCGTGATGACGGAGGCCGGCGTACGGCAGCTCACCCCGCACCTGCCCGGCGCGTACCCCGCTCACCCGCACTACCACTCCGACCCCTCACCCCGCCCTCACCCGAAGGAGACCATGTGA
- a CDS encoding TetR/AcrR family transcriptional regulator, giving the protein MSRAARKPPAERRAELAASARAVALDEGLAAVTLRAVAARAGVTPALVAHYHESMDGLVAETFTSIVGAEIAELRTLLAAAPSAAAGLATLLRTLLDGTRDDVTVVWVEAWALGRRNTVLGAAVRDQMDAWSDVIEGVIVDGVAAGSFRVEEPRAVAWQLLGMLDGLNAQALVRWGGAADRGSLLAHAVEGMLGVERGVLVR; this is encoded by the coding sequence ATGTCAAGAGCAGCCCGCAAACCGCCCGCCGAGCGCCGCGCAGAACTGGCCGCCTCCGCCCGCGCCGTCGCCCTGGACGAGGGCCTCGCCGCAGTGACGCTGCGCGCCGTCGCCGCTCGCGCCGGGGTGACGCCTGCGCTGGTCGCGCACTACCACGAGTCGATGGACGGCCTGGTGGCCGAGACGTTCACGAGCATCGTCGGAGCGGAGATCGCGGAGCTGCGCACTCTGCTCGCGGCCGCCCCGTCGGCCGCCGCCGGGCTCGCGACGCTGCTGCGCACCCTCCTCGACGGCACGCGTGACGACGTCACGGTGGTGTGGGTGGAGGCCTGGGCGCTCGGCCGTCGCAACACGGTGCTCGGGGCGGCGGTGCGCGACCAGATGGACGCCTGGAGCGACGTCATCGAGGGCGTGATCGTGGACGGCGTCGCGGCGGGGTCCTTCCGGGTGGAGGAGCCGCGCGCGGTCGCCTGGCAGCTGCTCGGCATGCTCGACGGACTCAATGCGCAGGCGCTGGTCCGCTGGGGAGGCGCGGCCGACCGGGGGTCGCTGCTCGCCCACGCGGTGGAGGGGATGCTGGGGGTGGAGCGCGGGGTGCTGGTGCGGTGA
- a CDS encoding NAD(P)-dependent oxidoreductase has translation MKLTIFGASGRTGAELVRQALERGDDITVVVRRPASFAPGVTVRVVPDFADTAALREAIDDADAVLSAIGPRSNTDAHVAAPATRAILAAHPGRIVVISAAPVAPPPPDDSFISRRIALPIVERALRPVYEDLREMEAALAASDSVWTAFRPPRLTNGKATGRYRTRVGASVPRSFLLSRADLATAMLDSLTRPDTERAAVGVAG, from the coding sequence ATGAAGCTCACCATCTTCGGCGCCAGCGGGCGCACCGGCGCCGAGCTCGTCCGGCAGGCGCTCGAACGCGGCGATGACATCACGGTCGTCGTGCGGCGGCCCGCGTCGTTCGCCCCCGGCGTCACTGTGCGCGTCGTGCCCGACTTCGCCGACACCGCCGCGCTGCGGGAGGCGATCGACGACGCAGATGCGGTGCTCTCCGCCATCGGCCCGAGGTCGAACACGGACGCGCACGTCGCGGCTCCCGCCACGCGCGCGATCCTGGCCGCCCACCCGGGGCGCATCGTCGTCATCAGCGCCGCGCCGGTCGCCCCGCCTCCACCCGACGACAGCTTCATCAGCCGACGGATCGCCCTCCCGATCGTGGAGCGCGCGCTGCGGCCGGTCTACGAGGATCTGCGCGAGATGGAGGCGGCGCTCGCCGCGTCCGACAGCGTCTGGACGGCGTTCCGGCCGCCGCGACTCACCAACGGGAAGGCGACGGGCCGCTACCGGACCCGCGTCGGTGCGAGCGTGCCGCGCAGCTTCCTGCTGTCGCGGGCCGACCTCGCGACCGCGATGCTCGACTCCCTCACCCGCCCCGACACCGAGCGCGCCGCCGTCGGCGTCGCCGGCTGA
- a CDS encoding agmatine/peptidylarginine deiminase, with product MTWRMPAETAPHERTWMAFPRAGITLGDDAASAEEAYAAWTAVAHAVAEFEPVTMVVDPSERERAARMLGSHIEQVEAPLDEFWMRDFGPTFVVDDERPGVLGAVDWTFNGWGDPAWSEWRKSAEIARFVAERTGAELVSSVLVNEGGGIHVDGDGTVLLTETVQLDPRRNKYADKARVEAELARTIGATHAVWLPRGLTRDYDDFGTNGHVDIVATIPSPGRLLLHVQRNPEHPDFEVSRELRAFLAGTTDAAGRSWDIVDLPAPATIRDEEGFVDWSYVNHLVVNGGVIACGFGEEAADAEATEILEAAYPGRRVSMVDSRPIFARGGGIHCITQQQPAVQA from the coding sequence ATGACCTGGCGCATGCCCGCCGAGACCGCACCGCACGAGCGCACCTGGATGGCTTTCCCGCGCGCCGGCATCACCCTCGGCGACGACGCCGCCTCCGCTGAGGAGGCCTACGCCGCCTGGACCGCGGTCGCCCACGCCGTCGCCGAGTTCGAGCCGGTCACGATGGTGGTCGACCCCTCCGAGCGCGAGCGCGCCGCCCGCATGCTCGGCTCGCACATCGAGCAGGTGGAGGCACCGCTCGACGAGTTCTGGATGCGCGACTTCGGCCCGACCTTCGTGGTGGACGACGAGCGCCCCGGCGTGCTCGGCGCCGTCGACTGGACCTTCAACGGCTGGGGCGACCCCGCCTGGTCCGAGTGGCGCAAGTCCGCGGAGATCGCCCGCTTCGTCGCCGAGCGCACCGGCGCCGAGCTGGTCAGCTCCGTGCTCGTGAACGAGGGCGGCGGCATCCATGTCGACGGCGACGGCACGGTGCTGCTCACCGAGACCGTCCAGCTCGACCCGCGCCGCAACAAGTACGCCGATAAGGCACGGGTGGAGGCCGAGCTCGCCCGCACGATCGGCGCGACGCACGCCGTCTGGCTCCCCCGCGGCCTCACCCGCGACTACGACGACTTCGGCACCAACGGCCACGTGGACATCGTCGCGACCATCCCGTCACCCGGCCGACTGCTCCTGCACGTGCAGCGCAACCCGGAGCACCCCGACTTCGAGGTCTCGCGCGAGCTGCGCGCGTTCCTCGCCGGCACGACCGACGCCGCCGGACGCTCGTGGGACATCGTGGACCTGCCTGCCCCCGCCACCATCCGCGACGAGGAGGGCTTCGTGGACTGGAGCTACGTGAACCACCTCGTCGTCAACGGCGGCGTGATCGCGTGCGGCTTCGGCGAGGAGGCGGCGGACGCGGAGGCGACCGAGATCCTGGAGGCCGCGTACCCCGGTCGCCGGGTCAGCATGGTGGACTCGCGCCCGATCTTCGCCCGCGGCGGCGGCATCCACTGCATCACGCAGCAGCAGCCGGCGGTGCAGGCATGA
- a CDS encoding glycoside hydrolase family 3 N-terminal domain-containing protein, whose product MTTTDTLPTVSERVRDLHARMTLDEKLAQIVGYWVDKGDDNVAPLDGEMTTGQSYDDATAQGIGHLTRVYGTRPVDPVERASWLWSEQRRLREQTRLGIPALVHEECLTGLAAWKAATFPTPLAWGAAFDPELVEEMGAAIGASMRELGIHQGLAPVLDVIRDPRWGRVDECIAEDPYVVGTIGTAYVRGLQSSGVHATLKHFVGYSASQAGRNHAPVHAGTREIRDVLLPPFEMAIRDGGVRSVMNSYAEIDGVPVAANPDYLTGVLREDWGFDGTVVADYFAVAFLHTMHRVAADRGEAAELALTAGIDVELPTGDAFLAPLAERIRAGLTDEALVDRAVLRLLAQKEELGLLDETFEEPPASVDLDSPEHRALALRLAEESLVLLTNDGALPLEGDRAAARIAVVGPNSDAAEALMGCYSFANHVLAHHPEVPLGFELPSVLEALREEFPAAELVHARGCDVEGGDRSGIVTAVSAAADADVAVVVVGDRAGLFGRGTVGEGNDVESLELPGVQRELVEAVVRTGTPTVVIVLSGRPYAIDWAISGPDAPAAVLQAFFPGEEGSRAIAAVLSGRVSPSGHLPVSLPRSAGAQPFSYLHPLLGGPSDVTSADSTPILPFGHGLGYTTFERTGLEADAAVAAGGEFEVRVTVRNSGERAGSDLVQLYARDVFASVTRPVAQLLGYARVTLEPGEEAEVTFQVPTARLAFTGLDGIRIVEPGDVELWVGPSCAERETETGIVLTGPKHAVTPVDARLVRTAVTTPASVAAPTA is encoded by the coding sequence ATGACAACGACAGACACCCTCCCCACCGTCTCCGAACGCGTGCGTGACCTGCACGCCCGGATGACCCTCGACGAGAAGCTCGCGCAGATCGTCGGCTACTGGGTCGACAAGGGCGACGACAACGTCGCTCCGCTCGACGGGGAGATGACCACCGGCCAGAGCTACGACGACGCCACCGCACAGGGCATCGGCCACCTCACCCGCGTCTACGGCACGCGGCCCGTCGACCCCGTGGAGCGCGCCTCCTGGCTGTGGTCGGAGCAGCGCAGGCTGCGCGAGCAGACCCGCCTCGGCATCCCCGCACTCGTGCACGAGGAGTGCCTGACCGGGCTGGCGGCGTGGAAGGCCGCGACCTTCCCGACCCCGCTCGCGTGGGGCGCCGCCTTCGACCCGGAGCTGGTGGAGGAGATGGGAGCCGCGATCGGCGCCTCGATGCGCGAGCTCGGCATCCACCAGGGCCTCGCGCCGGTGCTCGACGTCATCCGCGACCCGCGCTGGGGCCGGGTGGACGAGTGCATCGCCGAGGACCCGTACGTCGTCGGGACGATCGGAACCGCGTACGTGCGCGGCCTCCAGTCGTCGGGCGTGCACGCCACGCTCAAGCACTTCGTCGGCTACTCGGCATCGCAGGCCGGCCGCAACCACGCGCCGGTGCACGCCGGCACGCGCGAGATCCGGGATGTGCTGCTGCCTCCGTTCGAGATGGCGATCCGCGACGGCGGCGTGCGCTCGGTGATGAACTCGTACGCGGAGATCGACGGCGTGCCCGTCGCGGCGAACCCGGACTACCTCACCGGCGTGCTCCGGGAGGACTGGGGCTTCGACGGGACCGTCGTCGCCGACTACTTCGCCGTGGCGTTCCTGCACACGATGCACCGCGTCGCGGCCGACCGCGGCGAGGCGGCCGAGCTGGCCCTGACCGCCGGCATCGACGTCGAGCTGCCGACCGGCGACGCGTTCCTCGCGCCGCTGGCCGAGCGCATCCGCGCCGGGCTCACCGACGAGGCGCTGGTCGACCGGGCCGTGCTGCGCCTGCTCGCGCAGAAGGAGGAGCTCGGCCTGCTGGACGAGACCTTCGAGGAGCCGCCGGCCTCCGTCGACCTGGACTCCCCCGAGCACCGCGCGCTCGCGCTGCGACTGGCCGAGGAGTCGCTGGTGCTGCTGACCAACGACGGCGCCCTCCCACTCGAGGGCGACCGCGCCGCCGCCCGGATCGCGGTCGTCGGCCCGAACTCCGACGCCGCCGAGGCGCTGATGGGCTGCTACTCGTTCGCCAACCACGTGCTCGCCCACCACCCGGAGGTCCCGCTCGGCTTCGAGCTCCCCTCGGTCCTGGAGGCGCTGCGCGAGGAGTTCCCGGCCGCCGAGCTGGTGCACGCCCGCGGCTGCGACGTGGAGGGCGGCGACCGCTCCGGCATCGTCACCGCGGTGTCCGCCGCGGCCGACGCGGACGTGGCTGTCGTCGTCGTCGGCGACCGCGCGGGCCTGTTCGGCCGCGGCACGGTCGGCGAGGGCAACGATGTCGAGAGCCTGGAGCTCCCCGGCGTGCAGCGCGAACTGGTGGAGGCCGTCGTGCGCACCGGCACGCCGACCGTCGTGATCGTGCTGTCCGGCCGCCCGTACGCGATCGACTGGGCGATCTCCGGACCGGACGCACCTGCCGCTGTGCTGCAGGCCTTCTTCCCCGGCGAGGAGGGCAGCCGCGCGATCGCCGCCGTGCTCTCCGGCCGCGTCTCCCCCAGCGGCCACCTCCCGGTGTCGCTGCCGCGGTCGGCCGGCGCGCAGCCGTTCTCGTACCTGCACCCGCTGCTCGGCGGCCCCTCGGACGTGACGAGCGCCGACAGCACGCCGATACTCCCGTTCGGTCACGGACTCGGCTACACGACCTTCGAGCGCACGGGGCTGGAGGCTGACGCGGCCGTGGCGGCCGGCGGCGAGTTCGAGGTACGCGTGACGGTCCGCAACAGCGGCGAGCGCGCGGGCAGCGACCTGGTGCAGCTCTACGCACGCGACGTGTTCGCGAGCGTGACGCGCCCGGTGGCGCAGCTGCTCGGGTACGCCCGGGTGACCCTGGAGCCGGGCGAGGAGGCCGAGGTGACCTTCCAGGTGCCGACTGCACGGCTGGCGTTCACCGGCCTCGACGGCATCCGCATCGTCGAGCCCGGCGACGTCGAGCTCTGGGTGGGCCCGTCGTGCGCGGAGCGCGAGACCGAGACGGGAATCGTCCTCACCGGCCCCAAGCACGCCGTCACCCCGGTCGACGCCCGCCTCGTCCGCACTGCCGTCACCACACCCGCCTCCGTCGCCGCCCCTACCGCCTGA
- a CDS encoding GNAT family N-acetyltransferase: MALYHRPRPITAGDIASEFDCGVEVLDRWLKGWARHNDAAGGARSYVSVTDDTSHVAGYYCLSASSIARVDAPGSLARNMPDPIPVALLGRLAVDRRHAGVGLGASLLQDAVLRAIQASETLGIRALVVDAIDDAVVPFYERFGFRRFPGTRRILFLKISDALKTAADLS; the protein is encoded by the coding sequence ATGGCTCTGTACCACCGGCCTCGTCCCATCACAGCGGGGGACATCGCCTCTGAGTTCGACTGCGGCGTCGAGGTCCTCGACCGTTGGCTGAAGGGGTGGGCGCGCCACAACGACGCGGCGGGAGGCGCCCGCAGTTACGTCTCCGTCACGGATGACACGAGCCACGTCGCCGGTTACTACTGCCTCTCGGCGAGCTCGATCGCGCGAGTCGACGCGCCGGGCTCGCTGGCGCGGAACATGCCCGATCCGATCCCGGTCGCCCTGCTCGGGCGGCTCGCCGTCGATCGCAGACATGCGGGCGTCGGACTCGGAGCGTCGCTGCTGCAGGACGCCGTGCTGCGCGCGATCCAGGCATCCGAGACGCTGGGCATCCGCGCCCTCGTAGTGGATGCCATCGACGATGCGGTCGTCCCGTTCTACGAGCGGTTCGGCTTCCGTCGGTTTCCGGGAACGCGGCGCATTCTCTTTCTGAAGATCTCGGACGCGCTGAAGACCGCCGCCGACCTCAGCTGA
- a CDS encoding amidase: MSRFDVVEATIADLRRALESGETTSAELVDAYLARIDAYDTAGPRLNAVIVRNPDAREEARAADERRARGETLGPLDGIPYTAKDSYLARGLTAAAGSPAFEHLVAQRDAFTIERLRAGGAILLGLTNMPPMANGGMQRGVYGRAESPYNGDFLTAAFGSGSSNGSGTATAASFAAFGLGEETWSSGRAPASNNALCAYTPSRGVISVRGNWPLVPTMDVVVPHTRTMADLLEVLDVIVADDTETRGDFWRAQPWVPIPPASELRPASYPALAGDASLAGRRIAVPRMYINADEEAGTGEHVGIGGPTGQRIRTRDSVIALWEAARRDLEAAGAEVVETDFPVVSEYEGDRPGAKTIATRGFVSPAYLRREIIDLSAWGWDDFLAANGDPALNTLADVDGDRIFPQPEGALPDRYTGFDDDIAEYPAWVREHPGTTLEGIPELADGLRGLEETRRVDLEEWMAGLGVDVVVFPAVADVAPADMDVNPASADLGWRNGVWVANGNLVPRHLGIPTVTVPMGTMEDTGMPVGLTFAGRAYDDAALLALATAFEATSHRRTEPPRTPRLP; encoded by the coding sequence ATGAGCCGCTTCGACGTCGTGGAGGCCACCATCGCCGACCTCCGCCGCGCCCTGGAGTCCGGCGAGACCACCAGCGCCGAGCTGGTCGACGCCTACCTCGCCCGTATCGACGCCTACGACACCGCCGGCCCGCGCCTGAACGCCGTGATCGTCCGCAACCCCGACGCCCGCGAGGAGGCCCGCGCCGCCGACGAGCGCCGCGCCCGCGGCGAGACGCTCGGCCCGCTGGACGGCATCCCGTACACCGCCAAGGACAGTTACCTGGCCCGCGGCCTCACCGCCGCGGCCGGCTCCCCGGCGTTCGAGCACCTGGTCGCCCAGCGCGACGCCTTCACGATCGAGCGGCTGCGCGCGGGCGGGGCGATTCTGCTCGGCCTCACCAACATGCCGCCGATGGCGAACGGCGGGATGCAGCGCGGCGTCTACGGCCGCGCCGAGAGCCCGTACAACGGCGACTTCCTCACCGCAGCGTTCGGCTCCGGCTCGTCCAACGGCTCCGGCACCGCAACGGCCGCCAGCTTCGCCGCGTTCGGGCTCGGGGAGGAGACCTGGTCCTCCGGCCGGGCCCCCGCCTCCAACAACGCACTGTGCGCCTACACCCCGTCGCGCGGCGTCATCTCGGTGCGCGGCAACTGGCCGCTGGTGCCGACGATGGACGTCGTCGTGCCGCACACGCGCACGATGGCCGACCTCCTGGAGGTCCTGGACGTCATCGTCGCCGACGACACCGAGACCCGTGGCGACTTCTGGCGCGCGCAGCCGTGGGTGCCCATCCCGCCGGCGTCCGAGCTGCGGCCCGCGTCGTATCCGGCACTGGCCGGGGACGCGAGCCTGGCCGGCCGCCGCATCGCCGTCCCGCGCATGTACATCAACGCGGACGAGGAGGCCGGCACCGGCGAGCACGTCGGCATCGGCGGCCCGACCGGGCAGCGCATCCGCACCCGCGACTCGGTGATCGCGCTGTGGGAGGCCGCCCGCCGCGACCTGGAGGCCGCCGGCGCCGAAGTGGTCGAGACCGACTTCCCCGTGGTGTCCGAGTACGAGGGCGACCGGCCGGGCGCGAAGACCATCGCCACCCGCGGCTTCGTCTCGCCCGCCTACCTGCGCCGCGAGATCATCGACCTCTCGGCCTGGGGCTGGGACGACTTCCTCGCCGCCAACGGCGACCCCGCGCTGAACACGCTGGCCGACGTCGACGGCGACCGGATCTTCCCGCAGCCGGAGGGCGCGCTGCCGGACCGCTACACCGGCTTCGACGATGATATCGCCGAGTATCCGGCCTGGGTGCGCGAGCATCCCGGCACGACATTGGAGGGCATCCCGGAGCTGGCGGACGGCCTCCGCGGCCTGGAGGAGACCCGCCGCGTCGACCTCGAGGAGTGGATGGCCGGCCTGGGCGTCGACGTCGTCGTCTTCCCCGCGGTCGCCGACGTCGCACCGGCCGACATGGACGTGAACCCGGCGTCCGCCGACCTCGGCTGGCGCAACGGCGTCTGGGTCGCCAACGGCAACCTCGTGCCGCGGCACCTCGGCATCCCCACGGTCACAGTCCCGATGGGGACGATGGAGGACACCGGGATGCCGGTCGGCCTGACCTTCGCGGGCCGCGCCTACGACGACGCGGCGCTGCTGGCGCTTGCGACGGCGTTCGAGGCCACCAGCCACCGCCGCACCGAGCCCCCGCGCACGCCCCGGCTTCCCTGA
- a CDS encoding DUF1778 domain-containing protein, translated as MPTKDRRIEVRVTSAQRELIERAAVLEGRTVSDFTSATLTTRAEEVIRHERELRVEEETFAAFAAALDAPAQNVEGLAELFRRRSVFID; from the coding sequence ATGCCGACCAAAGACCGACGAATCGAAGTGCGGGTGACCAGCGCGCAGCGGGAGCTGATCGAGCGTGCCGCGGTCCTGGAGGGACGCACCGTCTCCGACTTCACCTCCGCCACGCTCACCACGCGTGCGGAAGAGGTGATCCGCCACGAGCGCGAGCTGCGCGTCGAGGAGGAGACCTTCGCGGCGTTCGCAGCGGCACTCGACGCACCGGCCCAGAACGTCGAGGGGCTCGCCGAGCTGTTCCGTCGCCGTTCGGTGTTCATCGACTGA
- a CDS encoding 3-hydroxybutyrate dehydrogenase yields the protein MADLSGRRALITGGASGIGLACAEAFAAAGAHVTVADVNGDAARATADRLGGEAWEVDLSDTAALGDLRLDTDILVNNAGLQHVRPIPEFEPESFALILRVMLEAPFLLIRAALPRMYQRGFGRVINISSVHGLRASEFKSAYVAAKHGLEGLSKVTALEGAAHGVTSNCIEPSYVRTPLVEKQIADQARLHGIPEDEVVEKIMLTEPAIKSLVEPEEVAGLALWLAGEGSRMVTGASYTIDGGWSAK from the coding sequence ATGGCGGACCTCTCGGGGCGCAGGGCGCTCATCACCGGAGGCGCGAGCGGCATCGGCCTGGCGTGCGCGGAGGCGTTCGCCGCGGCGGGCGCGCACGTCACCGTCGCGGACGTGAACGGCGACGCCGCCCGCGCGACGGCCGACCGGCTGGGCGGTGAGGCGTGGGAGGTCGACCTCTCGGACACCGCGGCGCTCGGCGACCTCCGGCTCGACACCGACATCCTCGTCAACAACGCCGGCCTCCAGCACGTCCGCCCGATCCCCGAGTTCGAGCCGGAGAGCTTCGCGCTCATCCTGCGGGTCATGCTGGAGGCGCCCTTCCTCCTCATCCGCGCCGCGCTGCCCCGGATGTACCAGCGGGGCTTCGGCCGCGTCATCAACATCTCCAGCGTGCACGGCCTCCGCGCCTCCGAGTTCAAATCGGCCTACGTCGCCGCCAAGCACGGCCTGGAGGGCCTCTCCAAGGTGACCGCATTGGAGGGGGCCGCGCACGGTGTGACCTCCAACTGCATCGAGCCGAGCTACGTGCGGACGCCCTTGGTCGAGAAGCAGATCGCCGACCAGGCGCGACTGCACGGCATCCCGGAGGACGAGGTGGTGGAGAAGATCATGCTCACCGAGCCCGCGATCAAGAGCCTGGTGGAGCCGGAGGAGGTCGCCGGACTCGCGCTCTGGCTGGCCGGGGAGGGGTCGCGGATGGTCACCGGCGCGAGCTACACGATCGACGGCGGCTGGAGCGCGAAATGA
- a CDS encoding carbohydrate ABC transporter permease, giving the protein MTALTISSRAARRAERKGLPWGSPAVYFVALIVIALMIVPIAYIIIGGFRTNSQITVDPAGFPNPWNPANYLDVLTGGVFWGQVLNSTVTALVTTIGAVGLGLAASYVLARYTFRGSGFLYALFAAGLMFPITVAITPLYIVVRNLGLMNSLAGVIIPQIAFALPTTIIILVPFLRAIPDEIQEAAFIDGCSRIGFFFRMVLRLSLPGVITVGILAFIASWNSYLLPLFILNDQATFTLPLGVQAFSSQYATDTSKVLAFTSLSMIPALIFFSLFERRIVGGLTGAVKG; this is encoded by the coding sequence ATGACCGCCCTCACCATCTCCTCCCGCGCCGCGCGCCGCGCCGAGCGCAAGGGCCTCCCCTGGGGCTCGCCGGCCGTCTACTTCGTGGCGCTGATCGTGATCGCGCTGATGATCGTGCCGATCGCGTACATCATCATCGGCGGCTTCCGGACGAACTCGCAGATCACCGTCGACCCGGCCGGCTTCCCGAACCCGTGGAACCCGGCGAACTACCTGGACGTGCTGACCGGCGGCGTCTTCTGGGGCCAGGTCCTCAACTCGACGGTCACCGCCCTGGTCACGACCATCGGTGCGGTCGGGCTCGGCCTGGCGGCCAGCTACGTGCTCGCCCGTTACACCTTCCGCGGCAGCGGGTTCCTGTACGCGCTGTTCGCCGCCGGACTGATGTTCCCGATCACCGTCGCGATCACGCCGCTCTACATCGTGGTGCGCAACCTCGGCCTGATGAACTCGCTCGCCGGCGTCATCATCCCGCAGATCGCGTTCGCGCTGCCGACGACCATCATCATCCTGGTGCCGTTCCTGCGTGCGATCCCGGACGAGATCCAGGAGGCCGCGTTCATCGACGGCTGCAGCCGGATCGGCTTCTTCTTCCGGATGGTGCTGCGGCTCTCGCTCCCTGGCGTGATCACGGTCGGCATCCTCGCCTTCATCGCCAGCTGGAACAGCTACCTGCTGCCGCTGTTCATCCTCAACGACCAGGCGACGTTCACCCTGCCGCTCGGTGTGCAGGCGTTCTCGTCGCAGTACGCCACCGACACCTCCAAGGTGCTGGCCTTCACCTCGCTGTCGATGATCCCCGCGCTGATCTTCTTCAGCCTGTTCGAGCGCCGCATCGTCGGCGGCCTCACCGGTGCGGTCAAGGGCTGA
- a CDS encoding VOC family protein — protein MSNLVVHFEIHAVEPQRLMDYYTGLLGWTFTRFGEMPYWAIDTGEGAIGMGAAGNGINGGLTQRMGPAPALDAPISGANIVVGIDGNVDELYRRGLDLGGTEALPPDDMPSIGRVAYLRDPEGNVFGMISPILSDGTDVTSFIAS, from the coding sequence ATGTCCAATCTCGTCGTCCATTTCGAAATCCACGCCGTCGAGCCGCAACGCCTGATGGACTACTACACCGGACTGCTCGGCTGGACGTTCACCCGGTTCGGCGAGATGCCGTACTGGGCGATCGACACCGGCGAGGGGGCGATCGGGATGGGCGCGGCCGGCAACGGGATCAACGGCGGCCTCACCCAGCGCATGGGACCCGCGCCCGCCCTCGACGCACCGATCTCCGGCGCGAACATCGTGGTCGGGATCGACGGGAACGTGGACGAGCTCTACCGGCGCGGGCTGGACCTCGGCGGCACGGAGGCGCTGCCTCCCGACGACATGCCCTCGATCGGCCGCGTCGCCTATCTGCGCGACCCGGAGGGCAACGTCTTCGGGATGATCTCGCCGATCCTCTCCGACGGCACCGACGTCACCTCCTTCATCGCGAGCTGA
- a CDS encoding MarR family winged helix-turn-helix transcriptional regulator gives MPAPEDRREYTALETRASFLLSQLGLQSAQRFTAALAPLGITPNRFGVLAQLARQEGRTQQELATALGLHRNSMVGLIDDLESRGLVERRRHPDDRRAYAIHLTPAARDVLAEGDRIADELEDTMLGALNAEERAGLVATLTRLVAAAGYTAGVHPGLSEGH, from the coding sequence ATGCCGGCACCAGAAGACCGACGCGAGTACACCGCGCTCGAGACCCGCGCGAGCTTCCTCCTCTCGCAGCTCGGCCTCCAGAGCGCCCAGCGCTTCACCGCAGCGCTGGCACCGCTCGGCATCACCCCCAACCGCTTCGGAGTGCTGGCGCAGCTCGCCCGGCAGGAGGGCCGCACCCAGCAGGAGCTGGCCACCGCGCTCGGCCTGCACCGCAACTCGATGGTCGGCCTGATCGACGACCTCGAGTCCCGCGGCCTGGTCGAGCGCCGCCGGCACCCGGACGATCGCCGCGCCTACGCCATCCACCTCACTCCTGCGGCCCGCGACGTCCTCGCCGAGGGCGACCGCATCGCCGACGAGCTGGAGGACACGATGCTCGGCGCGCTCAACGCGGAGGAGCGCGCCGGCCTGGTGGCGACGCTCACCCGCCTGGTGGCCGCAGCCGGGTACACGGCCGGGGTGCATCCCGGCCTGAGCGAAGGGCATTGA